In a genomic window of beta proteobacterium MWH-UniP1:
- a CDS encoding phosphoribosylanthranilate isomerase translates to MRTRIKVCGLTRESDVDAAVSAGVDAVGFVFYEASPRAVSAAQARALIRRLPAWVSAVGLFVNAKRETILQVADQAGLSHIQLHGDETPGDCLGLGRPVIKALRVKTGLAEAAAAAEIERLAGQIQDFSNCQAVLFDADSTGFGGSGQAFDWSILSSALAKAPGLPPTWVLSGGLESGSVGQAIAALRPPCVDVSSGVELIQDGVTRKGIKDPQRIAQFVAAVGAADR, encoded by the coding sequence ATGCGTACCCGAATCAAAGTTTGTGGACTAACCCGCGAATCCGACGTCGATGCCGCCGTTTCGGCAGGCGTGGATGCGGTGGGTTTTGTCTTTTATGAAGCCAGCCCCCGGGCGGTCAGTGCGGCACAGGCCCGCGCCTTGATCCGCCGGTTACCGGCCTGGGTCTCGGCAGTGGGCCTATTTGTTAACGCCAAGCGCGAAACTATTCTGCAGGTGGCAGACCAAGCGGGCCTGTCCCATATCCAGCTCCACGGGGATGAGACCCCTGGTGATTGTCTGGGCCTTGGTCGACCGGTCATCAAGGCCCTGCGGGTCAAGACGGGCCTGGCCGAGGCAGCGGCCGCCGCTGAAATCGAGCGGCTGGCGGGCCAGATTCAAGACTTCTCCAACTGCCAGGCGGTTTTGTTTGATGCCGACAGTACTGGCTTTGGTGGCAGTGGCCAGGCCTTTGACTGGTCGATTCTGTCTTCTGCGCTAGCCAAAGCCCCCGGCCTGCCCCCCACATGGGTTCTGTCCGGAGGGCTAGAATCGGGGTCTGTTGGTCAGGCGATTGCTGCACTGCGGCCCCCCTGTGTCGATGTGAGTAGTGGGGTCGAGTTGATCCAAGACGGTGTCACGCGAAAGGGCATCAAGGATCCCCAGCGAATTGCGCAGTTTGTTGCTGCGGTGGGCGCCGCTGACCGTTAG
- the folC gene encoding bifunctional tetrahydrofolate synthase/dihydrofolate synthase, protein MTLSDWLSKISSRHAKTIELGLDRVTKVAHAMGFEKGAHGVALGCLSILVGGTNGKGSTCATLESILLQSGFRVATYTSPHLLHFNERLRINGEMVSDTDLIAAFERVEAAQAGTSLTYFEFTTLACFDLIKRAKVDVAVLEIGLGGRLDAVNIVDADCSVLVSVDMDHQDFLGDTREAIGWEKAHIARPNRPFICADPEPPHTVIEVAQAIGADLWQFGVDYNFQGDRQQWSWAGRGQRRNALAYPALRGANQLLNASAALAALAALRERLPVTQGAVRAGLALVELPGRFQVLPGQPAIVLDVAHNPHAAAVLAANLDQMGFFPNTYAVVGILAGKDAKALFKRMGDRVDHWCLAGLSGPDTNGRPRSAEDLKQELLAVLPKAKVSCFDGPAQAYADALGLAKPDDRILVFGSFVTVAEIISLRHARR, encoded by the coding sequence TTGACGCTTTCGGACTGGCTTAGCAAGATATCGTCGCGACACGCCAAGACCATTGAGCTTGGCCTAGATCGCGTCACCAAGGTGGCCCATGCCATGGGCTTTGAAAAGGGCGCCCATGGCGTTGCGCTGGGCTGCTTGTCGATTCTGGTTGGCGGTACCAACGGCAAGGGATCAACTTGCGCCACTTTGGAATCGATTCTGTTGCAGTCCGGTTTTCGTGTGGCGACTTACACATCACCGCACTTACTGCACTTTAATGAGCGGCTGCGGATTAACGGCGAGATGGTGTCTGACACCGATCTCATCGCTGCCTTTGAACGTGTGGAAGCCGCGCAGGCTGGTACATCGCTCACTTACTTTGAATTCACAACGCTGGCCTGTTTTGATTTGATTAAGCGGGCCAAAGTGGATGTGGCCGTATTAGAGATTGGTCTTGGGGGCCGATTGGATGCGGTCAACATTGTCGATGCCGATTGCTCGGTCTTGGTGTCGGTCGATATGGACCACCAGGATTTTCTGGGCGACACCCGAGAGGCCATTGGCTGGGAAAAGGCCCATATTGCCCGGCCCAATCGGCCCTTTATCTGTGCTGACCCTGAACCACCCCACACGGTGATAGAAGTCGCTCAGGCCATTGGGGCAGATCTCTGGCAATTTGGAGTGGATTACAACTTTCAGGGGGACAGGCAGCAGTGGAGCTGGGCTGGCCGTGGGCAGCGGCGTAACGCGCTGGCCTATCCCGCGCTGCGCGGCGCCAATCAGTTGCTCAATGCATCGGCAGCCTTGGCCGCGCTGGCTGCGTTGCGCGAGCGACTGCCGGTCACGCAGGGGGCCGTGCGCGCTGGCCTGGCCTTGGTCGAGCTGCCAGGCCGATTCCAGGTTTTGCCCGGCCAGCCTGCGATTGTCTTGGATGTGGCCCACAACCCCCATGCGGCAGCAGTACTGGCAGCCAATCTGGATCAGATGGGGTTTTTTCCGAATACCTACGCGGTGGTGGGCATCTTGGCTGGAAAAGATGCGAAAGCGCTCTTTAAGCGCATGGGCGATCGTGTGGATCATTGGTGCCTTGCGGGCCTGTCTGGCCCAGATACCAACGGCAGACCCAGAAGTGCAGAGGACCTGAAGCAAGAGCTGCTTGCCGTGCTCCCCAAGGCCAAGGTGAGTTGCTTTGATGGGCCTGCACAGGCTTATGCGGATGCGCTTGGGTTGGCTAAGCCCGATGATAGAATTCTGGTCTTCGGTTCCTTTGTGACCGTTGCAGAGATCATCTCATTGCGCCATGC
- the trpA gene encoding tryptophan synthase subunit alpha, translating into MSRLKTTFDRLKQAGKTGLVPYITAGDPSRETVVALMHGLVQNGADVLELGVPFSDPMADGPVIQRSSERALTRHVTLHDCLDWVAEFRKTDATTPVVLMGYANPVERFGVDAFVKAAKQSGVDGTIIVDYPPEECEEFSGLLRAADIDPIFLLAPTSTDQRMKDVARLGSGYLYYVSLRGVTGAGHLDPTAVAQRVDHIRSFTSMPIGVGFGISDAASAVAVASTADAVVIGSALIRLMEDAQKNAQDPIQKAGEFMAGIRKALDAMPATQEKA; encoded by the coding sequence GTGTCTCGACTAAAAACAACCTTTGATCGCTTAAAGCAGGCCGGTAAAACAGGTCTGGTGCCTTACATCACGGCCGGGGATCCCTCGCGTGAAACAGTGGTTGCGCTGATGCATGGTCTGGTGCAAAACGGTGCGGATGTGCTTGAGCTGGGTGTGCCATTTTCCGACCCCATGGCCGACGGCCCCGTGATTCAGCGATCGAGCGAGCGTGCGCTCACCCGTCACGTGACGCTGCACGATTGTTTAGATTGGGTGGCTGAGTTTCGAAAGACAGACGCGACAACGCCAGTGGTGTTGATGGGCTACGCCAATCCTGTGGAACGCTTTGGTGTGGATGCTTTTGTAAAAGCGGCGAAACAGTCGGGTGTCGATGGCACCATCATCGTGGACTACCCGCCCGAGGAGTGCGAAGAGTTCAGTGGCCTGCTGCGTGCTGCAGACATTGATCCCATCTTCTTGTTGGCCCCCACATCCACCGATCAGCGGATGAAAGATGTGGCCCGTCTTGGGTCGGGTTATTTGTATTACGTGTCCCTGCGTGGCGTGACGGGGGCGGGCCATTTGGACCCGACCGCAGTGGCGCAGCGTGTGGACCATATTCGCTCGTTTACATCCATGCCAATTGGTGTTGGATTTGGCATTAGCGATGCCGCTTCTGCGGTTGCAGTGGCAAGCACTGCTGACGCTGTGGTGATTGGCAGTGCGCTCATCCGATTGATGGAAGATGCGCAAAAAAATGCGCAAGACCCGATTCAAAAAGCGGGTGAGTTTATGGCGGGCATTCGCAAGGCATTGGATGCCATGCCCGCAACACAGGAGAAGGCATGA
- the accD gene encoding acetyl-CoA carboxylase, carboxyltransferase subunit beta yields MSWIDKLLPPKIQRAEGPRRSVPEGLWLKCPACESVLYRTDLESNQQVCPKCDHHLRIRARDRLDKLLDPEGRYEIGQEVLPVDTLKFKDSRKYPERLSEAMEQTGETDALIALGGAIKSVPVVVACFEFEFMGGSMGSVVGERFVRAAEAAIEARVPFISIAASGGARMQEGLLSLMQMARTTAVLQQLAMRRLPYISILTDPTMGGVSASFAFLGDVVIAEPKALVGFAGPRVIEQTVREKLPPGFQRAEFLLEKGAVDRIVDRRKMRDEIADLLTILMRQPAEAVR; encoded by the coding sequence ATGAGCTGGATTGACAAGCTACTACCACCCAAGATTCAACGCGCAGAGGGTCCGCGCCGAAGCGTGCCCGAGGGCCTGTGGCTCAAATGCCCGGCCTGTGAGTCGGTGCTGTATCGAACCGATCTAGAGAGCAACCAGCAGGTCTGCCCGAAGTGTGATCATCACCTGCGCATTCGTGCGCGTGACCGTTTGGATAAATTGCTCGACCCCGAGGGCCGTTATGAAATTGGCCAGGAAGTCCTTCCCGTTGACACGCTGAAATTTAAAGATAGCCGCAAATATCCCGAACGTTTGTCGGAGGCCATGGAGCAGACGGGGGAGACCGACGCGTTAATTGCGCTGGGCGGTGCCATTAAGTCTGTGCCGGTCGTGGTGGCCTGCTTTGAATTTGAATTCATGGGCGGTTCGATGGGCTCGGTGGTGGGGGAGCGTTTTGTTCGCGCCGCAGAAGCTGCGATTGAAGCCAGGGTGCCGTTTATTAGCATTGCCGCCAGTGGCGGTGCCCGTATGCAAGAGGGTCTGCTATCACTCATGCAGATGGCTAGAACGACTGCAGTCTTGCAGCAGCTGGCCATGCGCCGCTTGCCCTACATCTCGATTCTCACCGACCCCACCATGGGTGGGGTGTCCGCCAGCTTTGCCTTCCTGGGCGATGTGGTGATTGCTGAACCCAAGGCCCTGGTGGGTTTTGCGGGGCCGCGTGTGATTGAGCAGACGGTGCGCGAAAAACTACCGCCAGGCTTTCAGCGGGCAGAGTTCTTGCTAGAAAAGGGCGCCGTGGATCGCATTGTGGATCGGCGCAAGATGCGGGACGAGATCGCCGACTTGTTGACCATTTTGATGCGTCAGCCAGCAGAGGCAGTGCGTTAA
- the trpB gene encoding tryptophan synthase subunit beta has protein sequence MKPNDLPATDPRSEPYHYPDSRGHFGPYGGSFVSETLTHALNELRDAYAHYQQDPEFLEEFHRELKHFVGRPSPIYHAKRWSEKLGGAQIYFKREDLNHTGAHKVNNTIGQALLAKRMGKPRVIAETGAGQHGVASATVAARFGMECVVYMGATDVARQAANVYRMKLLGATVVPVESGSKTLKDALNEAMRDWVTNIDNTYYIIGTVAGPHPYPMMVRDFNSVVGKECLWQMPEMVGRQPDMIVACVGGGSNAMGIFYDYLNVPGVKLVGVEAGGEGIATGHHAATLSAGTPGVLHGNRTYLIQDADGQIAETHSVSAGLDYPGVGPEHSWLKDTHRAEYVAITDQESLDAFHTCCRIEGIIPALETSHALAYAAKIAPSMPKDKVILVNLSGRGDKDMHTVAEKSGINF, from the coding sequence ATGAAACCGAACGATCTTCCTGCGACTGACCCGCGAAGCGAGCCCTATCACTATCCGGATTCCCGCGGTCACTTTGGGCCCTATGGCGGCAGCTTCGTGTCTGAAACGCTGACCCACGCATTAAATGAGCTGCGAGATGCCTACGCCCACTACCAGCAGGATCCGGAATTCTTAGAAGAGTTTCACCGTGAGCTGAAACACTTCGTTGGCCGGCCCAGCCCGATTTACCACGCCAAGCGTTGGTCAGAGAAGTTGGGTGGCGCGCAGATTTACTTTAAACGTGAAGACTTAAATCACACTGGCGCCCACAAGGTGAACAACACCATTGGTCAGGCACTCTTGGCCAAGCGCATGGGCAAGCCCCGCGTGATTGCCGAAACAGGTGCAGGCCAGCATGGCGTGGCATCGGCAACTGTGGCGGCGCGATTTGGCATGGAGTGTGTGGTCTACATGGGGGCGACTGATGTGGCTCGCCAAGCCGCCAACGTCTATCGCATGAAGCTCTTGGGCGCGACCGTGGTGCCCGTGGAAAGTGGCTCAAAGACGCTGAAAGACGCATTAAATGAAGCCATGCGCGACTGGGTCACCAATATTGACAACACTTACTACATCATCGGCACGGTCGCAGGCCCTCATCCTTACCCCATGATGGTGCGCGACTTTAATTCCGTGGTGGGCAAAGAGTGTTTGTGGCAGATGCCCGAAATGGTGGGCCGCCAGCCCGACATGATCGTGGCCTGTGTGGGTGGTGGTAGTAATGCCATGGGAATTTTTTACGATTACCTGAATGTGCCTGGTGTAAAACTGGTGGGCGTTGAGGCTGGTGGTGAGGGCATTGCGACCGGACATCACGCAGCAACGCTATCGGCGGGAACGCCGGGTGTGCTGCACGGCAATCGCACCTATTTGATTCAAGATGCCGATGGTCAGATCGCCGAGACCCATTCAGTCTCCGCTGGACTGGACTACCCTGGTGTTGGTCCCGAGCACTCTTGGTTAAAAGACACGCATCGTGCCGAATACGTGGCCATCACCGACCAAGAGAGTCTGGACGCATTCCATACCTGTTGCCGAATTGAGGGCATTATTCCTGCGCTTGAAACGAGTCACGCGCTGGCCTATGCCGCCAAAATCGCGCCTTCGATGCCCAAAGACAAAGTCATCTTGGTGAATTTGTCTGGCCGTGGTGACAAAGACATGCATACCGTTGCAGAAAAAAGCGGCATTAACTTTTAA